In Bradyrhizobium sp. WD16, the genomic stretch CATTGACCGTCGCCGATTTCAACTTACGCTTGGCCGGACGCATCCATCGCGTCACGGAGCTTCATTCATGTTTTCAGCGCGCGCTCTCGCCCGCTTCCTGTCGGCATCGTTCCAGACCCTCGCGCAGGCGTTTCGGCCCGGCCGGTGCGGCACGGCCGCCGCCGCTCTCGCGCTCGGCTGCGCGTTGCATGGTGCTGCTGTCGCCGCCGATCAGGTCGTGCTGCGGATCGGCGATCAGAAGGGTGGCAACCGCTCGCTCCTGGAGATCTCGGGTGTCGCGAAGGATCAGCCGTACCGGATCGAATGGTCCGAATTTCCGGCGGCGGCGCCCATTCTCGAAGCCATCAATGCCGGTGCTCTCGATGTCGGCTATACCGGCGATCTGTCGTTCCTCACGGTCTACGCCGCCGGCGCACCGATCAAGGCGATCGGCGGCACGCGGTCGAATCCGAAGTCTCAGGCGGTCCTGGTGCGCCAGGATTCAACAATCGGATCGGCAGCCGATCTCAAGGGCAAGCGGATCGCCGGAACGCGCGGCGGCTGGGGCCAGTTCCTAGTCGACGCGACGCTGGAGAAAGCGGGCCTCGAGCTTGATGAGGCGACGTTCGTGCCTCTCGGCCCGGTGGATGCCAAGATTGCGCTGCTCGCGGGTTCGGTTGACGCCTGGGCGGTGTGGGAGCCCTACATCTCCTATGCCGAACTCAAGGACGGTGCCCGCGTCATCGGCGACGGTGCGGGCCTCACCCCGACTGTCGTCTTCGTCGTCGCCTCCGATCAGGCGATCGCGACCAAGCGCGCCGCAGTGCAGGATTTCCTGCAGCGGCTCGACCGCGCCCGGCTGTGGTCGCTCGACCATCTCGACGTTTACGCCAGGAGCACGGCGGAGCTGACCAGGCTGCCGGAAGACGTGCTGCGCCGCGCCTACGAGGCGCAGCGCACCAGCCCGATCCCGATCGATGACGCGGTCGTCCGCGAGGTCCAGGCCGCCGCCGATCGCGCCGTGCGCTACGGCATCCTCGGCAAGCCGGTCGACGTCGCGAAGGCGGTCGATCGCAGCTTCACTTCGGCGCGGGCGGCGTCGAACTGACGGGGACAAGTGGTGGTCGTGGCTATTTGGTGCCGAACATCCGGTCGCCGGCGTCGCCGAGGCCGGGCACGATATAGCCGTGGTCATTGAGCTTCTCGTCGACCGCCGCGGTCCAGATCGGGATATCGGGATGCTCTGCCTGGAGCTGGGCGATGCCTTCGGGCGCTGCCAGCAAACAGACGAAGCGCAGGTCGCGGGCGCCGCGGGATTTCAGCAGCGAGGCGGCGGCGCAGGCGGAGTTGCCGGTCGCCAGCATCGGATCCATGAGGATGGTGGTCCGCTCGGGCAGGTCCTGCGGCGCCTTGAAGTAGTATTCGACGGCCTGCAGCGTTTCCGGATCGCGATAGATGCCGATGTGGGCGACCCGCGCCGAGGGCACCAGCGCCAGCATGCCATCGAGGAAGCCGACGCCGGCGCGCAGGATCGGGGCGAAGATCAGTTTCTTGCCGGCGATCTTCGGCGCCTGCATGGTCTGGAGCGGCGTTTCGATCTC encodes the following:
- a CDS encoding ABC transporter substrate-binding protein, which gives rise to MFSARALARFLSASFQTLAQAFRPGRCGTAAAALALGCALHGAAVAADQVVLRIGDQKGGNRSLLEISGVAKDQPYRIEWSEFPAAAPILEAINAGALDVGYTGDLSFLTVYAAGAPIKAIGGTRSNPKSQAVLVRQDSTIGSAADLKGKRIAGTRGGWGQFLVDATLEKAGLELDEATFVPLGPVDAKIALLAGSVDAWAVWEPYISYAELKDGARVIGDGAGLTPTVVFVVASDQAIATKRAAVQDFLQRLDRARLWSLDHLDVYARSTAELTRLPEDVLRRAYEAQRTSPIPIDDAVVREVQAAADRAVRYGILGKPVDVAKAVDRSFTSARAASN
- the upp gene encoding uracil phosphoribosyltransferase, which gives rise to MSAEVHVVHHPLVQHKLTLMREQERSIKSFRELVNEVGMLLCYEITRDLPLEMVEIETPLQTMQAPKIAGKKLIFAPILRAGVGFLDGMLALVPSARVAHIGIYRDPETLQAVEYYFKAPQDLPERTTILMDPMLATGNSACAAASLLKSRGARDLRFVCLLAAPEGIAQLQAEHPDIPIWTAAVDEKLNDHGYIVPGLGDAGDRMFGTK